In the Palaeococcus pacificus DY20341 genome, one interval contains:
- a CDS encoding geranylgeranylglycerol-phosphate geranylgeranyltransferase has translation MELKAFVEIMRPHNCILAGLVGILGAMVAIGQFPPVDKAILVFLVVFLGCSGGNTINDYFDYEIDKINRPTRPLPRGAMARKTALIYSIFLFAVGLILAYKINIQALLVAGVAYSLMVLYAWKLKPLPFIGNLVVAFLTGITPIYGAIAVEKIGFAGYLALSAFLVNVSREIMKDIEDVEGDKAEGARTLPIIWGEKKAAYLASFFAFATILSSFLPVRVGIGIGYVPILLVDALVLKAAYDILKDPRPHVAGKSQKKLKIAILLAVLSFLAGSMTSEVRL, from the coding sequence ATGGAGCTTAAAGCGTTTGTTGAAATAATGAGGCCTCATAATTGTATTTTGGCTGGCTTAGTGGGAATACTGGGTGCTATGGTGGCTATAGGGCAATTTCCTCCAGTAGATAAGGCTATATTGGTATTTTTAGTCGTTTTTTTGGGATGCTCTGGAGGTAACACAATAAATGACTACTTTGATTATGAGATTGACAAGATAAACCGCCCCACTAGACCTTTGCCGAGGGGAGCTATGGCGAGAAAAACGGCGCTCATTTATTCGATTTTTCTCTTTGCAGTTGGGCTGATATTAGCTTATAAAATAAACATCCAGGCACTTCTCGTTGCTGGAGTGGCATACTCCTTAATGGTGCTCTATGCTTGGAAGCTTAAACCCCTTCCCTTTATCGGGAACTTGGTGGTGGCATTTTTGACAGGTATAACTCCAATTTACGGTGCCATTGCAGTCGAGAAAATAGGCTTCGCAGGATATTTGGCCTTAAGCGCTTTCTTGGTCAACGTTTCGAGGGAGATTATGAAAGATATAGAGGATGTGGAAGGGGACAAAGCGGAAGGTGCTAGAACACTTCCTATAATTTGGGGGGAGAAAAAGGCAGCATATTTAGCATCTTTCTTTGCTTTCGCAACGATTTTATCTTCTTTCCTCCCAGTCAGGGTGGGAATTGGCATAGGCTACGTCCCTATTTTGCTCGTTGACGCTTTAGTACTAAAGGCAGCATACGACATTTTAAAAGATCCTCGTCCGCATGTTGCAGGGAAGTCTCAAAAGAAGCTTAAAATCGCCATTTTACTTGCAGTTTTGAGCTTTTTAGCTGGCTCAATGACATCGGAGGTGAGATTATGA
- a CDS encoding OB-fold nucleic acid binding domain-containing protein translates to MSVLTKEQIVELIRKQKGLSVKEIEAKIRNISQRDGISEHAAALLLAEELGVNLGEGASLMHIEDLVPGMVEVNIVGRVMRKFSPRIYKKKDGSQGKVASLLIYDNTGNARIVLWDSQVDKYFNEVQVGDIIKVIDAVVREGMGGIELHVNFRSRLIVNPDDPRVKEIPELQKVRRYSYTRKPIGELMDGDKFVEVRGTIAKLYRVAVYDACPQCRRKVDYDPSMDVWICPEHGEVEPTTMIILDFGLDDGTGYIRVTLFGENATELLGADPQVIKEKMEELTNSGLTAREAGKKLVEEEFYPLVGREIIVRGNVFEDRFLGTLLRASSWDDVDYVREIERVKKELEEVM, encoded by the coding sequence ATGAGTGTACTGACAAAGGAGCAGATTGTTGAGCTCATTAGAAAGCAAAAAGGCCTCAGCGTTAAGGAGATAGAGGCCAAAATTAGAAATATATCCCAAAGAGACGGCATTTCTGAACATGCTGCAGCACTGCTTTTGGCTGAAGAACTTGGAGTTAATTTAGGAGAAGGCGCTTCTTTAATGCACATTGAAGACTTGGTTCCTGGGATGGTTGAGGTAAATATTGTCGGTAGGGTTATGAGAAAGTTCTCGCCTAGAATCTACAAAAAGAAGGATGGTAGTCAGGGGAAAGTTGCGAGCTTATTAATCTACGATAACACTGGGAACGCGAGAATAGTTCTTTGGGACTCCCAAGTGGATAAGTATTTCAACGAGGTTCAGGTAGGCGACATTATAAAGGTTATAGACGCTGTTGTTAGGGAAGGAATGGGTGGAATAGAGCTCCACGTCAATTTTAGGAGCAGATTAATTGTTAATCCTGACGATCCTAGAGTTAAGGAAATTCCTGAGCTTCAAAAGGTTAGGCGCTATTCTTACACGAGGAAGCCAATCGGTGAGCTTATGGATGGAGACAAGTTTGTTGAAGTTAGAGGAACAATAGCAAAGCTCTATCGCGTTGCGGTTTACGATGCATGTCCACAGTGTAGGAGGAAGGTGGATTACGATCCATCAATGGACGTTTGGATTTGTCCTGAGCACGGCGAGGTAGAACCGACTACAATGATTATACTTGACTTTGGTTTGGATGATGGAACGGGTTATATTAGAGTTACACTCTTTGGGGAAAACGCAACAGAGCTCTTAGGTGCTGATCCTCAGGTCATAAAAGAAAAGATGGAAGAGCTAACAAATTCAGGTCTTACGGCAAGAGAAGCGGGTAAAAAGCTTGTGGAGGAGGAGTTTTATCCGTTGGTCGGCAGGGAAATTATAGTAAGAGGAAACGTCTTTGAAGATCGCTTTTTAGGAACTCTGCTCAGGGCATCTTCATGGGATGATGTAGACTATGTGAGAGAGATAGAGAGAGTTAAAAAAGAGCTAGAGGAGGTAATGTGA
- a CDS encoding ferritin family protein, whose protein sequence is MIDKGLVEDLINILRNLEPWEIISYSISAETDSNRMYLDLAERIENSTLRERFKYLAEQEAKHKETLERLFKMLYPEKEPLKFNAYPLEAFSVYEDLKKAKDEVHVLELAMLSETVASQVYDYLASVVGDEGAKQAFKQLSLMERGHYELLYKEYENL, encoded by the coding sequence ATGATCGATAAAGGATTGGTGGAGGATCTTATTAACATCCTCCGAAATTTAGAGCCTTGGGAGATTATAAGCTATTCTATAAGTGCCGAAACGGATAGCAACCGGATGTATCTAGATCTCGCTGAGAGAATTGAGAACAGTACACTTAGAGAGAGATTCAAATACCTGGCAGAGCAAGAAGCTAAGCACAAAGAAACACTAGAAAGATTATTTAAAATGCTTTATCCCGAGAAGGAGCCTCTTAAGTTTAATGCCTATCCTTTAGAGGCATTCTCTGTTTATGAGGATCTCAAAAAGGCAAAAGACGAGGTTCATGTTCTAGAGCTCGCAATGTTATCTGAAACGGTAGCATCTCAAGTTTATGACTACCTAGCGAGTGTTGTGGGGGATGAAGGAGCCAAGCAAGCATTTAAACAGCTCAGCTTAATGGAAAGAGGGCACTACGAGCTCCTCTATAAAGAATATGAAAATTTATAG
- the pyrE gene encoding orotate phosphoribosyltransferase gives MKDELIKMIFDEECIKFGHFVLTSGKESNYYIDVKKLITNPKALKLIAKLMNDEAQKRGISFDKVAGPELGAVPIATALALETDKPLLIVRKKKKSHGTGKQIEGEITAGDRILLVEDVTTTGGSVLRAAKVLEGEGAKVEAIMVVVDREEGAIESLGKEGYTLIPLVTVSELFEYKNKRGL, from the coding sequence ATGAAAGACGAGCTTATAAAAATGATTTTTGATGAGGAGTGCATAAAGTTTGGGCACTTTGTTTTAACATCCGGAAAAGAGAGCAATTACTATATTGATGTTAAGAAGCTCATAACGAATCCCAAGGCACTGAAGCTCATTGCAAAGCTTATGAATGATGAAGCACAAAAGAGAGGGATTTCCTTTGATAAAGTTGCTGGCCCAGAGTTGGGAGCGGTTCCAATAGCAACTGCTTTAGCTTTGGAAACCGACAAGCCATTATTGATAGTGCGCAAAAAGAAGAAATCCCACGGCACTGGAAAGCAGATAGAAGGGGAAATTACAGCAGGGGATAGGATCCTTCTCGTTGAGGACGTGACGACTACCGGTGGGAGTGTTTTAAGGGCCGCTAAAGTTTTGGAGGGTGAAGGCGCTAAAGTCGAGGCAATAATGGTCGTCGTTGATAGAGAGGAAGGCGCAATAGAAAGTCTGGGGAAAGAAGGCTATACTTTGATACCTCTCGTCACAGTGAGCGAGCTCTTTGAGTATAAAAATAAGAGGGGGCTATAA
- a CDS encoding OB-fold nucleic acid binding domain-containing protein: MKKRLPATRVYVKDILDGFYIKSEGDFEPNYLITKDAKKVYRAKIVGTVVREPAVAEDETYGKFQLDDGTGVIWVLGFRDDTRFIKLVNKGDLVQIIGKVAEWRGDKQILVEGVYKVHPNAWILHRYETLKDKVEHIKKAKIALEIYNTYGITAKAKVIAKNKGVTEELLHTVDELYAIMMERQAEEALEEALEEPIEELEAPNEELEEVKKEVIALLKGKKGTPVSKKYITKKLQQKFDEETIEDAIHELLAEGEIFEPEVGYYQLIE; encoded by the coding sequence ATGAAGAAGAGGTTGCCTGCCACTAGGGTTTATGTTAAAGACATATTGGATGGATTCTACATAAAGAGTGAGGGAGATTTTGAGCCCAACTACCTAATAACCAAGGATGCTAAAAAAGTTTATCGCGCTAAAATAGTTGGAACAGTTGTTAGGGAGCCAGCAGTTGCTGAGGATGAAACATATGGAAAATTCCAGCTTGATGATGGGACAGGTGTTATATGGGTTTTGGGCTTTAGAGACGACACCAGATTCATTAAGCTCGTTAATAAGGGGGATTTGGTCCAGATAATAGGTAAAGTTGCTGAATGGAGAGGGGATAAGCAAATTTTGGTGGAAGGCGTTTACAAGGTTCATCCAAATGCCTGGATACTTCACCGCTACGAGACACTAAAAGATAAAGTGGAGCACATAAAGAAGGCCAAAATAGCCTTGGAAATATACAACACCTATGGCATAACTGCAAAAGCTAAGGTTATAGCTAAAAACAAAGGCGTTACCGAAGAGCTTTTGCACACGGTAGATGAGCTCTATGCCATAATGATGGAGCGCCAAGCTGAGGAAGCCTTAGAGGAAGCTTTGGAGGAGCCCATTGAAGAACTTGAAGCACCAAACGAGGAATTGGAAGAAGTCAAAAAGGAAGTAATTGCCCTTTTGAAGGGGAAGAAGGGAACTCCGGTGTCGAAGAAGTATATAACCAAGAAGCTCCAGCAGAAATTTGATGAGGAAACCATTGAAGATGCTATTCACGAACTCCTGGCAGAAGGGGAAATTTTTGAGCCAGAAGTGGGCTATTATCAGCTCATTGAATAG